One Sporomusaceae bacterium ACPt DNA window includes the following coding sequences:
- the exbD gene encoding Biopolymer transport protein ExbD, translating to MKLRNLRLERQPKIMIIPMIDIIFFLLVFFMMSSLYMVEQRTLPVNLPQASTAQSDMQKNVSITVARDGMIYIDQENIPMELFKTRVQAQLARQADTAFILRADKQAEYGRVVAVLDDLKALGVKKVAVATEQAMR from the coding sequence ATGAAATTGCGTAATCTGCGTCTTGAACGCCAGCCGAAAATTATGATTATTCCGATGATTGATATCATCTTTTTTTTACTCGTGTTTTTTATGATGAGCAGCCTGTATATGGTTGAGCAGCGCACTTTGCCGGTTAATCTGCCACAGGCATCCACTGCACAGTCGGATATGCAAAAAAACGTATCAATTACAGTTGCCCGTGACGGTATGATTTATATTGACCAGGAGAATATTCCGATGGAGCTTTTTAAGACCCGTGTACAGGCGCAACTGGCGCGGCAGGCCGATACCGCCTTCATACTCAGGGCGGACAAGCAGGCCGAATATGGCCGGGTGGTAGCTGTACTTGATGATTTAAAAGCGTTGGGTGTAAAAAAAGTTGCTGTTGCCACCGAGCAGGCAATGAGGTGA
- the bin3 gene encoding Putative Tn552 family DNA-invertase bin3, with protein sequence MNLGYVRVSAKDQNEGRQMDKMRALGIEERFIFVDKASGKDFDRPQYQAMRRIIREGDLLYIDALDRLGRDYDGIISEWKYITRELNADIVVLENESLFDSRKFKSMGDMGKLMEDQFLSLLGYVAEQERKKIKQRQEEGIRKALREGRAYGRPKMEVDRFPEVYHQWKAGQITAVKAMDTLGISKNTFYRRVKEMEQA encoded by the coding sequence ATGAACTTAGGATATGTTAGAGTTTCAGCAAAAGACCAAAATGAAGGCCGCCAAATGGATAAAATGAGAGCCTTAGGCATCGAGGAGCGGTTTATTTTTGTCGATAAGGCAAGCGGAAAAGACTTTGACCGTCCCCAATATCAGGCCATGAGACGCATTATCCGTGAAGGAGACTTGCTATACATAGACGCATTAGACCGCTTGGGCCGGGACTACGATGGTATCATTAGTGAGTGGAAATATATTACTAGAGAACTCAATGCGGACATCGTTGTTTTAGAAAACGAAAGCCTGTTTGATAGTCGTAAGTTCAAGTCAATGGGTGACATGGGTAAACTCATGGAAGACCAGTTCCTCAGTCTTCTTGGCTATGTAGCGGAGCAAGAACGCAAGAAAATAAAGCAACGACAAGAAGAAGGCATCAGAAAGGCACTCCGAGAAGGTAGAGCATATGGTAGGCCAAAGATGGAAGTTGACCGTTTCCCAGAAGTTTACCACCAATGGAAAGCAGGTCAAATTACCGCTGTTAAGGCTATGGATACTCTGGGCATCTCAAAGAATACTTTTTACCGCAGAGTTAAGGAAATGGAGCAGGCTTAA
- the tolQ_1 gene encoding Tol-Pal system protein TolQ, whose amino-acid sequence MELITNSIELFKKGGLVMYPLLVCSFMVVAIAVERYMFYRKSITDTDRLVVELTPKLDQDDWEGARQVCEAAGGVTAMVLLRGLTNRHFDACDLESAMSGAAALAAAKLRERLSYLDTIVTLAPLLGLLGTVVGMISSFSIMTIKSGQPSAITGGVGEALVATATGLCVAVAALIVHSFYSHWLDSIITGMEQCCSVLAEAKRRSDRHEIA is encoded by the coding sequence ATGGAACTGATTACAAACAGCATTGAACTTTTTAAAAAGGGCGGACTTGTCATGTATCCCTTGCTGGTCTGTTCGTTTATGGTTGTTGCTATCGCCGTAGAACGGTATATGTTTTACCGCAAGTCTATAACCGATACTGACAGGCTTGTGGTTGAACTAACTCCTAAGCTGGATCAAGATGATTGGGAAGGAGCGCGGCAGGTATGCGAGGCTGCCGGTGGTGTCACGGCTATGGTGCTTTTGCGCGGGTTGACTAACCGCCACTTTGATGCCTGTGATTTAGAAAGTGCTATGTCCGGTGCAGCTGCCTTAGCTGCTGCCAAGCTGCGGGAACGGCTTAGTTATCTTGATACCATTGTAACGTTAGCACCGCTGCTAGGACTATTGGGTACGGTTGTCGGCATGATTTCCTCATTTAGCATTATGACTATTAAGTCAGGTCAGCCCAGTGCTATTACCGGCGGGGTAGGTGAAGCACTTGTTGCTACCGCTACCGGACTCTGTGTTGCTGTTGCCGCCCTTATCGTTCATAGTTTCTACAGCCACTGGCTTGATAGCATCATAACCGGTATGGAACAGTGTTGCAGCGTGTTAGCCGAAGCCAAGAGACGGAGTGACCGGCATGAAATTGCGTAA
- a CDS encoding Aspartate aminotransferase, with translation MKLANRLHNLGTENAFEVLNEVHRLQASGHNIISFAIGEPDFDTPENIKQAGIQAIKENYTHYSPSAGILPLREAIANHIAGTRNISVSPDEVVVTPGGKPIIYYVLHALVNPGDEVIYPNPGFPIYESVIRFVGGVPVPAPILEDKDFSLDTEQLQQLITPKTKLIILNSPHNPTGGMLTATDLKNIAQLACRHDLWVLSDEIYSRIIYDGTFASISSLPGMQKRTIVLDGFSKTYAMTGWRLGYGVMNKKLATHIARLVTNCESCTNTFVQYGGIEALTGPQESVTDMVNEFKARRDLIVAGLNSIPGFSCKTPNGAFYAFPNVTEACELLGLSGSKALQQYLLYNANVAVLPRSAFGAKNTGETQEYLRFSYATSRDNIVKGLEHIERAIRTGRKLTVITA, from the coding sequence ATGAAATTAGCAAACCGCCTACATAACCTTGGCACAGAAAATGCTTTTGAAGTGTTGAATGAAGTCCACCGCTTACAGGCAAGCGGTCACAACATTATCAGCTTTGCGATCGGTGAACCTGATTTTGACACTCCAGAAAACATCAAACAAGCCGGTATTCAAGCTATTAAGGAAAACTACACCCACTATAGCCCGTCAGCCGGAATTTTACCGCTCCGGGAGGCTATTGCCAATCATATCGCCGGCACCCGCAATATTAGTGTTAGTCCTGATGAAGTTGTCGTAACCCCCGGCGGCAAGCCAATCATCTACTATGTTCTTCATGCTCTGGTAAATCCGGGCGACGAAGTTATTTACCCCAATCCCGGCTTTCCCATTTACGAGTCGGTTATCCGGTTTGTCGGCGGTGTGCCTGTCCCCGCCCCGATTCTTGAGGACAAGGATTTTAGCCTGGATACTGAGCAATTGCAGCAGCTCATTACACCCAAAACCAAACTCATTATTTTGAACAGTCCCCATAACCCGACCGGTGGTATGCTCACCGCAACCGACCTAAAAAACATTGCTCAACTTGCCTGCCGGCATGACTTATGGGTACTGTCAGATGAAATCTACAGCCGGATTATTTATGACGGAACATTCGCCAGCATTAGTTCTCTCCCCGGCATGCAGAAAAGAACAATCGTCCTGGATGGTTTCTCCAAAACCTATGCCATGACAGGCTGGCGGTTGGGATACGGCGTCATGAACAAAAAGTTGGCAACACATATCGCCAGATTAGTAACCAACTGTGAGTCTTGTACCAATACCTTCGTTCAATATGGCGGCATTGAAGCCTTAACCGGACCGCAAGAATCCGTTACTGACATGGTCAACGAATTCAAAGCCAGGCGAGACTTAATTGTCGCAGGACTAAACAGTATTCCGGGCTTTTCCTGCAAAACTCCTAACGGTGCTTTTTATGCCTTTCCCAATGTAACTGAGGCTTGTGAACTATTGGGACTTAGCGGCAGCAAGGCACTCCAGCAATACCTTCTCTACAATGCGAACGTCGCTGTACTCCCCCGCTCAGCGTTTGGAGCAAAAAATACCGGCGAAACCCAAGAGTATCTCCGTTTTTCTTACGCAACATCCCGCGACAACATTGTTAAGGGTCTGGAACATATTGAGAGAGCTATTAGGACCGGTCGTAAACTTACGGTAATCACAGCTTAA
- a CDS encoding Cyclic di-GMP phosphodiesterase, with translation MEILLQSGGLHELVEAFTAALDAKNTYTRGHSDRVAEIAAAVARQMGMSKSYQDIIHVAAHLHDIGKIGIPDQILLKPDRLSPDEYEVIKSHSQVGFDILNKVTILKPIAMLVRSHHERWDGFGYPDGLAGNEIPLGARIIALADSFDAMISARSYRPAMSKKDAVKEVIRCRGTQFDPEIVDAFVRLCNHSRLPEAVGF, from the coding sequence ATGGAAATATTGCTTCAGAGCGGCGGTTTGCATGAATTAGTCGAGGCGTTTACCGCCGCGCTTGATGCTAAAAATACATATACCCGGGGTCATTCCGACCGGGTTGCCGAAATAGCGGCAGCTGTCGCCAGGCAAATGGGAATGTCAAAGTCGTATCAAGATATCATCCATGTGGCCGCCCATCTTCATGACATAGGAAAAATTGGTATTCCTGACCAAATCCTGCTTAAACCTGACCGTCTCTCCCCGGATGAATATGAAGTTATTAAAAGCCACTCACAAGTAGGGTTTGACATTCTTAACAAAGTAACAATACTGAAGCCGATTGCCATGCTAGTCCGGTCCCACCATGAACGATGGGATGGATTCGGTTATCCGGATGGTCTTGCCGGGAACGAGATTCCCTTAGGAGCGAGAATAATAGCGCTTGCGGATTCCTTTGATGCAATGATCAGCGCCCGTTCATACCGCCCGGCGATGTCCAAGAAAGACGCGGTAAAGGAAGTTATTCGCTGTCGGGGTACACAATTTGATCCTGAGATCGTTGATGCTTTTGTGCGGCTTTGCAATCATTCCAGGCTGCCGGAGGCAGTGGGATTTTAG
- a CDS encoding Ferredoxin--NADP reductase, with protein sequence MADKFDIGIIGGGPAGIFAAYELTINNPEVKVILIEAGHDIYSRRCPISEKKVPDCIKCNPCGIMRGFGGAGAFSDGKYNFTTQFGGWLNEYIPDQMVLDLIEYVDQINLKYGAPAEYFSTQNSSLGKEALKHDLHLLDARVRHLGTENNLKILQSLYDYLKDKITMLFGMMVTSIKKQDDKFILETAKNQPVECDYLIAAPGRAGSEWFANQCRDLGLPLTNNQVDVGVRVEIPAEVFQHITDEVYEAKLVYRTKQYGDLVRTFCMNPKGYVVAENTDGIVTVNGHSFRDEKLHSKNTNFALLVSNRFTEPFTEPHQYGKRIASFSNMLGGGVLVQRFGDLLKGRRTNEHRLAQSFTKPTLKATPGDLSLVLPKRHLDNIIEMIYALNKIAPGMTNDDTLLYGVEVKFYSSRLRLTSELETEIDDMFAIGDGAGITRGLSQASASGVHVARVINNRMKK encoded by the coding sequence ATGGCTGATAAATTTGACATTGGCATCATTGGCGGCGGCCCGGCCGGCATTTTTGCCGCATATGAGCTTACCATCAATAATCCGGAAGTTAAGGTCATCCTCATCGAAGCCGGTCATGACATCTATTCCCGGCGGTGTCCTATCTCCGAAAAAAAGGTGCCGGATTGTATTAAGTGCAATCCTTGCGGCATCATGCGCGGCTTTGGCGGTGCAGGTGCTTTCTCCGATGGCAAATACAACTTTACTACACAGTTTGGCGGCTGGCTTAATGAATATATCCCTGATCAGATGGTGCTGGACTTAATTGAATATGTCGACCAGATTAATCTCAAATACGGCGCTCCGGCCGAGTACTTCAGCACTCAAAACAGTAGTCTGGGTAAAGAAGCGTTGAAGCATGACCTCCACCTTTTGGACGCCCGAGTCCGCCATTTGGGAACTGAAAACAACTTGAAAATTCTGCAGTCCCTTTATGACTACTTGAAAGATAAAATCACCATGCTGTTCGGCATGATGGTAACTTCAATTAAAAAACAAGATGACAAGTTCATCCTCGAGACAGCCAAAAATCAGCCGGTAGAGTGCGACTATCTGATAGCAGCGCCCGGCCGGGCAGGTTCGGAATGGTTTGCCAACCAATGCCGCGACTTAGGGCTGCCGCTTACTAACAATCAGGTTGACGTCGGCGTGCGCGTCGAAATTCCGGCCGAGGTATTTCAACATATTACCGATGAGGTTTATGAAGCCAAATTGGTATACCGGACCAAACAGTACGGCGATTTAGTCCGCACCTTCTGTATGAACCCCAAGGGTTATGTAGTTGCTGAAAACACTGACGGCATTGTCACCGTAAACGGCCACAGTTTCCGTGACGAAAAGCTCCACAGTAAAAATACTAACTTTGCTCTCCTGGTGAGCAACCGCTTTACCGAACCATTTACTGAACCACACCAATACGGCAAACGGATTGCTTCGTTCTCCAATATGCTGGGCGGCGGCGTGTTGGTACAGCGTTTTGGCGACCTGTTAAAAGGACGCCGTACCAATGAGCACCGTCTGGCCCAGAGTTTTACCAAACCCACCCTTAAAGCCACCCCCGGCGATCTAAGCCTGGTACTGCCTAAGCGGCATCTTGACAATATTATTGAGATGATTTACGCACTGAATAAAATTGCTCCCGGCATGACTAACGATGACACCCTGCTATACGGGGTAGAAGTTAAGTTCTATAGTTCCCGCCTCAGATTAACTTCCGAACTGGAAACCGAAATTGACGACATGTTCGCCATTGGCGACGGCGCCGGTATTACCCGTGGCTTATCGCAAGCCAGCGCCAGCGGTGTCCATGTTGCCAGGGTTATCAACAACAGAATGAAAAAGTAG
- the coq5_2 gene encoding 2-methoxy-6-polyprenyl-1,4-benzoquinol methylase, mitochondrial, whose amino-acid sequence MVGDACFFDRIAADWDATRAADEEKISRLVNMIGLGPGARVLDAGSGTGILLPFIKNITGSQGQITAVDFSAKMLAIAQAKYAGLGGIEFVVADIMSFMTDNLYDAIVCFNFFPHIKDKHLFFQHMRNILVEKGILTIMHDLSREQVNAIHGGTAAVQDDRLAAAATVCEWLTAAGYNVVNVIDGNDCYFIKAAKSSQQ is encoded by the coding sequence ATGGTGGGTGACGCTTGTTTTTTTGATCGTATTGCCGCAGACTGGGATGCGACGCGGGCAGCCGATGAAGAAAAAATATCCCGCCTGGTAAATATGATCGGGCTAGGTCCTGGCGCCAGGGTGCTTGATGCCGGCAGCGGGACAGGCATACTGTTGCCGTTTATTAAGAACATCACGGGAAGCCAGGGACAAATAACGGCAGTGGACTTTTCTGCCAAAATGCTGGCGATAGCTCAAGCCAAATACGCTGGCTTGGGCGGCATCGAGTTTGTCGTTGCCGATATCATGAGTTTTATGACGGATAACTTATATGATGCCATAGTATGTTTTAACTTTTTCCCGCATATCAAGGATAAACATTTATTTTTCCAGCACATGCGGAATATTCTCGTCGAAAAGGGTATTTTAACGATAATGCATGATTTATCAAGGGAACAAGTTAATGCCATTCATGGCGGTACCGCAGCCGTACAAGACGATCGGCTGGCGGCAGCGGCGACAGTGTGTGAATGGCTGACGGCTGCCGGCTATAATGTAGTGAACGTAATAGATGGCAACGATTGTTATTTTATTAAAGCCGCCAAATCTTCACAGCAATGA
- the haeIIIM gene encoding Modification methylase HaeIII, which produces MYPVISLFSGAMGLDLGLEAAGMTITVSQDFDPSCCKTMEANGKNYIPGDIRELIAQDPECSFLFRKSGLLPGEAFLVAGGPPCQPFSTAGKRLAIADPRGSLFREFVHVVKKVRPRFFIMENVKGLLSAAVRPVKDGSKPTSEEELPGSVFEIIKNEFNELGYKITYGILDAVHYGTPQFRERLIILGSRDHENIFLPVPTHFPVHQDPAYRWKTLYEAIGDLEDNPGPYGSFSPERLKYLREVPPGGNWRDLPESIKPLAMGGAFNSGGGKVGFYRRLDYEQPAPTLVTSPVQKATMLCHPVKDRPLSVREYARIQQFPDDWVIVGTTAACYKQIGNAVPIGLGKAIGQTLLAVAKGGAEIKVKRFRGTSVHSDLFGGLVING; this is translated from the coding sequence ATGTATCCTGTAATATCGCTCTTTTCTGGTGCGATGGGCTTGGATTTGGGCCTTGAGGCGGCAGGAATGACTATCACTGTATCACAAGACTTTGACCCTTCATGTTGTAAAACAATGGAGGCAAACGGTAAAAATTATATCCCCGGCGATATTAGAGAACTAATTGCCCAAGACCCAGAATGTAGTTTTCTATTCCGAAAAAGCGGCTTATTACCGGGTGAGGCATTTTTAGTTGCTGGTGGGCCACCTTGTCAGCCATTCTCTACCGCAGGTAAGCGTCTTGCCATAGCCGACCCACGAGGCAGTCTATTTCGTGAATTTGTCCATGTTGTAAAGAAGGTAAGACCTCGATTTTTCATTATGGAGAACGTCAAAGGACTTCTATCTGCCGCTGTAAGGCCAGTAAAAGACGGAAGTAAGCCCACCTCCGAAGAAGAATTACCGGGTTCAGTCTTTGAGATTATAAAAAATGAGTTCAATGAATTAGGCTATAAGATTACATACGGAATACTTGATGCCGTACATTATGGGACACCTCAGTTCCGGGAGCGTCTAATCATTCTCGGCTCTCGTGACCATGAGAACATTTTTTTACCCGTGCCAACTCACTTTCCTGTTCATCAAGACCCTGCATACCGTTGGAAAACACTCTATGAGGCCATTGGTGACTTAGAGGATAACCCCGGCCCGTATGGTTCATTTTCGCCCGAACGATTGAAGTACCTACGAGAAGTCCCACCGGGGGGGAACTGGCGTGACCTTCCAGAAAGCATTAAACCATTAGCAATGGGTGGTGCTTTTAATTCCGGAGGTGGTAAAGTTGGGTTCTATCGGCGTTTAGATTATGAGCAACCTGCTCCTACCCTAGTTACCAGCCCCGTACAAAAAGCAACAATGCTTTGTCATCCAGTTAAAGACAGGCCGTTATCAGTTAGGGAGTATGCAAGAATACAGCAATTCCCTGATGATTGGGTAATAGTCGGGACTACGGCTGCTTGTTATAAACAAATAGGTAATGCTGTACCTATAGGGTTAGGTAAAGCAATAGGACAAACCTTGTTGGCAGTTGCTAAAGGTGGAGCAGAGATTAAGGTCAAGAGGTTTAGAGGAACTTCTGTTCACTCAGACTTATTTGGGGGGTTAGTTATCAATGGTTAG
- a CDS encoding IS66 family transposase ISSwo2 — protein sequence MVYGAVEAASPKKFGASSEKSKRDDQEQLNLFNEAEAERQPIAVEPDVETISYQRKKGKRGENIKDLPVEVIEYTLPEGEQTCPACGEELHVMSKEVRKELTIVPAKVKVIEHVNYVYGCRNCEKNNIETPIITANAPKALLPKSMVSAELMAYIMSQKFVNAMPLYRQEQEFKRLGVTLSRQNLSNWVIKGAALLEPLVAALKKELLSRDLLHADETTLEVLCEPGRPAQTDSYMWLYRTSGDTDHPVVLYDYQEGRSGQFAKAYLAGFSGYLQTDGWHGYHKVEEAGVTLCGCWAHVRRKFNEALVGPAAKQPDSKEAIGLAYCNKLFDVEKKAEHMTPEERHELRQKESKPIIEEFYKWIEACWADTLPQSLLGKALTYAQNQKKYLTAYLADGRIEISNNRAERSIKPFVIGRKNWLFCNTPGGAKSSAAVYSLIQTAAENGLNPQAYLEYAFRQIQLQDTLCIEKLLPWAEEIPVSCKMPNKKA from the coding sequence GTGGTATATGGAGCAGTTGAAGCTGCTTCGCCAAAAAAGTTTGGCGCTTCTTCGGAAAAAAGTAAACGCGATGACCAGGAACAGTTAAACCTCTTCAATGAGGCGGAAGCTGAGCGCCAACCGATTGCTGTGGAGCCGGACGTGGAAACCATCAGTTATCAGCGCAAAAAGGGTAAACGCGGAGAAAACATAAAGGACTTGCCGGTAGAAGTGATTGAATATACTCTGCCAGAAGGTGAACAGACCTGCCCTGCTTGCGGTGAAGAGCTGCATGTTATGAGCAAGGAAGTACGTAAGGAATTGACGATTGTTCCGGCAAAGGTCAAGGTTATTGAGCACGTAAACTATGTATACGGTTGCCGAAATTGCGAGAAAAACAATATAGAGACGCCGATCATCACGGCTAACGCGCCGAAAGCGTTGCTGCCTAAGAGCATGGTATCCGCCGAGCTTATGGCCTATATCATGAGCCAAAAATTCGTCAATGCTATGCCGCTGTATCGGCAGGAGCAGGAATTTAAGCGGCTTGGCGTAACGCTTTCCCGTCAAAATCTGTCCAACTGGGTTATTAAAGGTGCAGCGCTTTTGGAGCCTTTGGTAGCAGCGCTAAAAAAAGAGTTGCTTTCAAGGGATCTGTTGCACGCCGATGAAACTACCCTGGAAGTGTTGTGTGAACCCGGCAGACCGGCACAGACAGATTCCTATATGTGGTTATATCGAACGTCCGGGGATACGGATCATCCGGTTGTGCTCTATGACTACCAGGAAGGGCGCAGCGGGCAATTTGCCAAGGCGTACCTTGCAGGGTTTTCCGGCTATCTTCAGACCGATGGTTGGCATGGCTATCACAAGGTAGAAGAAGCCGGTGTAACCTTGTGCGGCTGTTGGGCACATGTTCGGAGAAAATTCAATGAAGCCTTGGTCGGCCCTGCGGCTAAACAGCCGGATAGTAAAGAAGCGATAGGTCTTGCCTATTGCAATAAGCTTTTCGATGTTGAAAAAAAGGCCGAGCACATGACGCCGGAAGAACGGCATGAACTAAGGCAAAAAGAATCTAAACCAATTATCGAAGAGTTTTATAAATGGATAGAAGCTTGTTGGGCTGATACCTTGCCGCAAAGTCTACTGGGCAAGGCGCTTACCTATGCCCAAAATCAGAAAAAGTATCTGACAGCCTATTTGGCCGATGGCCGCATCGAAATATCGAATAATCGTGCGGAGCGATCTATCAAGCCTTTTGTGATTGGACGAAAAAACTGGCTGTTTTGCAATACGCCTGGTGGCGCAAAATCGTCCGCCGCTGTTTACAGCCTGATTCAGACGGCTGCAGAAAATGGATTAAATCCACAAGCTTATCTGGAATATGCCTTTAGGCAAATCCAACTGCAGGATACGCTCTGTATTGAAAAACTACTTCCGTGGGCTGAAGAAATTCCTGTAAGCTGTAAAATGCCTAATAAAAAAGCATAA
- the btuB_1 gene encoding Vitamin B12 transporter BtuB: MKVSKKALAAAIVAGMVMAGMPAMAEETPAYSLEEIVIQADSVKKDNADTTVNVKTVSPGKASTIPELLRGSAGIDIELRASAGDNQDGTIKLRGFDARRYTVLLNGRQINSAGVMGGQYIDWTTIPLNTVEKIQIIKGAKSAAHGNTLGGVINIITRDKGIDGGEICGVRRQWLNIIGGPATTIHKRIIEAI; the protein is encoded by the coding sequence ATGAAAGTAAGCAAAAAAGCGCTGGCTGCAGCCATTGTTGCCGGTATGGTCATGGCCGGAATGCCGGCTATGGCGGAAGAAACTCCGGCATACAGCCTTGAAGAAATTGTCATTCAGGCTGACAGCGTAAAGAAAGATAACGCTGATACAACAGTTAACGTCAAGACAGTCAGTCCGGGCAAGGCATCGACAATACCCGAACTCTTACGGGGTTCGGCCGGTATTGATATTGAACTGCGGGCGAGCGCCGGCGATAATCAGGACGGTACGATTAAACTGCGGGGATTTGACGCCAGGCGGTATACTGTATTGCTGAATGGCCGCCAAATCAATTCTGCCGGGGTTATGGGCGGGCAGTATATTGACTGGACAACAATACCACTCAATACGGTAGAGAAAATACAGATCATTAAAGGGGCCAAGTCAGCAGCTCATGGTAATACGCTTGGCGGGGTAATAAACATTATCACCCGGGATAAAGGCATTGACGGCGGTGAAATTTGTGGCGTGCGCCGTCAATGGCTGAATATTATTGGTGGGCCCGCAACTACAATACACAAACGGATAATAGAGGCAATTTGA
- the btuB_2 gene encoding Vitamin B12 transporter BtuB: MNPGYQKDVKPEQGMSYELGAEQKVSDKYNTKLTLYYQNIDDYINFEHTYPFFIYNVDKVNVWGAEWENVYNLDNSNRLIFNYTNQHTKQEGTDQSEFDYSPRHKIALAYQYDAKPWQVRYTVNYTGNQKASYGKVTLSSYTIHNLAVVRELDPERTLSLYVDNLFDKDYVEQYGYPMQGRSYYVSLTQKL; this comes from the coding sequence TTGAACCCCGGTTACCAAAAGGATGTAAAGCCTGAGCAGGGAATGAGCTATGAGTTGGGTGCTGAACAAAAAGTCAGCGACAAGTATAATACCAAACTGACGCTTTATTACCAAAATATTGACGACTACATTAATTTTGAGCATACTTATCCTTTTTTCATCTATAATGTTGACAAGGTCAACGTGTGGGGCGCCGAATGGGAGAATGTTTATAATTTAGACAATAGCAATAGACTGATATTCAATTATACCAACCAGCATACTAAGCAAGAAGGGACAGACCAGAGCGAATTTGATTACTCTCCGCGCCACAAGATTGCTTTGGCTTATCAGTATGACGCCAAACCGTGGCAAGTCCGCTATACTGTCAATTATACCGGTAATCAGAAAGCATCGTATGGTAAAGTGACTTTGAGCAGTTATACCATTCATAATCTGGCTGTGGTTAGAGAACTTGACCCGGAACGGACGCTTAGCCTGTATGTTGACAATCTTTTCGACAAGGATTATGTAGAACAATATGGCTACCCGATGCAAGGCCGTTCGTACTATGTCAGCCTAACGCAAAAATTATAG